Proteins from one Candidatus Neomarinimicrobiota bacterium genomic window:
- the fliN gene encoding flagellar motor switch protein FliN, with amino-acid sequence MADDQFTGLREFEEKIIDITSDNLEIITGQQFTVEIEHVEEYTPEIIQLLTSSEVRTTVVFENEEYDPWQIFLPGDLGAFLASTMIGEDPSLEFDPENQTEPLQELMAQIMSPYLSELSSIAGEQVDASEITITQSTEQPDLSEESAIFSYQVSVAPDHKFSFYKVVPKTLTSLIDAGDEEPDAETPAQDETEAGEQQVEMDETQFQQFRNKGTNGKGANLDMLMDLQMPITIELGRTKLTIKNILQLGQGSIIELDKLSGDPVDVYINDRKFAEGEVVVVDENFGVRITEIVSPAEKIKSLQ; translated from the coding sequence ATGGCTGACGATCAATTTACAGGCCTGCGGGAATTCGAAGAAAAAATAATAGATATTACCAGCGATAACCTGGAAATAATTACCGGGCAACAGTTTACGGTGGAAATTGAACACGTGGAGGAATATACCCCGGAGATTATCCAGCTGTTGACGTCCAGTGAAGTCCGCACCACGGTCGTCTTCGAAAATGAAGAATACGATCCCTGGCAGATATTTCTTCCCGGCGATTTAGGGGCGTTTCTGGCAAGTACGATGATTGGCGAAGATCCGTCTCTTGAATTCGATCCGGAGAACCAGACAGAACCGCTTCAGGAACTAATGGCACAGATAATGAGTCCATACCTCTCCGAGTTGAGTTCTATTGCCGGTGAGCAGGTTGATGCATCCGAAATTACCATTACACAATCGACGGAGCAACCGGACCTTTCGGAAGAATCCGCAATATTCTCGTACCAGGTTTCCGTAGCACCGGATCACAAATTCTCGTTTTACAAAGTGGTCCCGAAAACCCTGACCAGTCTCATTGATGCCGGCGACGAGGAACCGGACGCAGAAACCCCGGCCCAAGATGAGACAGAGGCCGGCGAGCAGCAGGTCGAAATGGACGAAACACAATTCCAGCAGTTCCGGAATAAAGGCACCAACGGCAAAGGTGCGAATTTGGACATGCTCATGGATCTGCAGATGCCAATCACCATCGAACTGGGGCGGACGAAGCTTACCATCAAAAATATCCTGCAACTGGGACAGGGTTCAATCATCGAACTGGACAAGCTGTCAGGTGATCCCGTGGATGTGTATATCAACGATCGCAAATTCGCTGAAGGGGAGGTTGTCGTCGTGGATGAAAACTTCGGTGTCAGGATTACCGAAATCGTCTCCCCGGCAGAGAAGATCAAGTCGCTCCAGTGA
- a CDS encoding flagellar biosynthetic protein FliO produces the protein MKNKSILLVTVLLPGILAAQESFQETGGNQPSFLWIIIQSIFALALVIGGIVLVVWVLRQFMNRAQGSPSAQRTPEFRVLHQVDLTANHSLFAVRFFNDLLLLGEGENGMTLIHKYPDFREWDALEDNSPQVNQKFGQILKRAIGGTGTKSS, from the coding sequence ATGAAAAATAAATCCATACTTCTCGTCACGGTACTCCTCCCCGGGATTCTCGCAGCCCAGGAATCATTCCAGGAAACCGGTGGGAACCAGCCGTCCTTTCTCTGGATTATAATTCAATCGATTTTTGCGTTGGCGCTGGTCATTGGTGGGATTGTACTGGTAGTCTGGGTACTCAGGCAGTTTATGAACAGGGCCCAGGGATCACCGTCGGCACAACGTACACCGGAATTTCGCGTCTTACACCAGGTGGACTTAACCGCCAATCATTCGTTGTTTGCTGTCAGGTTTTTCAACGATCTCCTTCTCCTTGGCGAAGGTGAAAACGGGATGACCCTGATCCATAAATATCCCGATTTTCGTGAGTGGGATGCGCTGGAGGATAATAGCCCACAGGTAAATCAGAAATTCGGACAGATTTTGAAACGGGCCATTGGTGGAACGGGGACGAAATCTTCATGA
- the fliP gene encoding flagellar type III secretion system pore protein FliP (The bacterial flagellar biogenesis protein FliP forms a type III secretion system (T3SS)-type pore required for flagellar assembly.) codes for MKRGTKKRLLTWGAIAGLLVVIFTLLPAEILQAQGIPKITLGVDQANNPEDVSTTLQILLMMTVLALAPAILILMTSFTRIIVVFFFVRQALGTNQMPPNQLLIGLALFLTFFIMSPVLNKMNTSALQPYMQEEITQQEAFANAMEPLREFMVEQTDEKDLGLFMKISQSNKPNTIDDVSNSVLIPSFVISELRTAFQIGFVLYIPFLVIDMVVAGVLMSMGMMMLPPVMISLPFKILLFILVDGWNLLVGSVVNGFF; via the coding sequence ATGAAAAGGGGAACCAAAAAAAGACTTCTGACGTGGGGGGCTATAGCTGGCTTGTTAGTAGTTATTTTCACATTACTGCCAGCTGAAATATTACAAGCACAAGGCATTCCGAAAATCACACTAGGGGTTGATCAGGCCAACAATCCGGAAGACGTATCAACAACGCTCCAGATTTTGCTGATGATGACCGTGCTGGCGCTGGCACCGGCTATCCTTATTCTGATGACCAGCTTTACACGGATTATTGTGGTATTCTTTTTTGTGCGTCAGGCCCTTGGTACGAATCAAATGCCGCCGAACCAGCTGCTCATCGGCCTGGCATTATTCCTGACGTTTTTCATTATGAGTCCGGTGCTTAATAAGATGAACACCAGTGCACTCCAGCCTTATATGCAGGAAGAAATCACACAGCAGGAAGCGTTTGCCAATGCAATGGAGCCGCTGCGGGAGTTCATGGTGGAGCAGACTGACGAAAAAGATCTTGGACTGTTTATGAAAATAAGCCAGAGCAATAAACCAAATACTATCGATGATGTCTCCAACAGCGTCCTGATTCCGAGTTTCGTCATCAGCGAGCTGCGCACGGCATTCCAGATCGGGTTTGTGCTCTACATCCCGTTTCTGGTCATCGATATGGTGGTTGCCGGTGTCCTCATGTCCATGGGAATGATGATGCTTCCCCCGGTAATGATTTCACTGCCGTTTAAAATACTCCTCTTTATCCTGGTCGACGGCTGGAATCTGTTGGTCGGCTCGGTGGTAAACGGGTTTTTTTAG
- the fliQ gene encoding flagellar biosynthesis protein FliQ codes for MSVQMALDLGQSAMFLGFKLIGPVLIFSLIIGLAVGIFQAATSIQEMTLTFIPKIVVVALVILIFMPWYVKIIVEYTRELFTLISGF; via the coding sequence ATGTCTGTACAAATGGCATTGGATTTGGGACAATCGGCAATGTTCTTGGGCTTTAAGCTCATCGGTCCGGTTCTAATTTTTAGTCTGATAATCGGTCTGGCCGTTGGCATCTTCCAGGCCGCCACCTCCATACAGGAAATGACCTTGACATTTATTCCAAAGATTGTCGTAGTCGCGCTGGTTATCCTGATTTTCATGCCGTGGTACGTCAAGATCATCGTCGAGTATACTCGTGAACTGTTCACGCTGATTTCAGGATTCTAA
- the fliR gene encoding flagellar biosynthetic protein FliR — MPFTWYEYQSILLVFIRITALIAVAPLFSDRRIPTILKVGLGVLLGILIIPVMDLAPSHYTSIPGFILAAGLEVLVGVVIGFVANLLFMGVQFSGQFMSLQMGFAAAQLFDPSTENNVPVIGEFYYIVAILIYMAIGGHGHLLEALQGSFTAVPLGGLVFHENFFEHLTRLTADVFVIALKIGAPIFITILLTEMALGLIARLVPQMNIFIFGFPLKILTGLLMIAISMPIFGRVFQALYQTSELNIYSIIGLIGP, encoded by the coding sequence ATGCCCTTCACCTGGTACGAATATCAATCCATCCTGCTGGTTTTCATCCGGATTACCGCACTGATTGCTGTGGCTCCCTTATTCAGTGATCGCCGGATACCAACGATTTTGAAAGTTGGACTGGGTGTGCTCCTCGGAATACTTATTATCCCGGTGATGGATTTAGCGCCGTCCCATTATACGAGTATTCCGGGTTTCATTCTCGCGGCAGGACTCGAAGTCCTGGTCGGTGTGGTTATTGGGTTCGTGGCAAATCTTTTATTCATGGGCGTGCAGTTCTCCGGACAATTCATGAGTTTGCAGATGGGATTTGCTGCGGCACAGTTGTTCGATCCCAGCACCGAAAATAATGTACCGGTTATCGGGGAGTTCTACTACATCGTTGCCATCCTGATATACATGGCAATCGGCGGCCATGGCCATCTTTTGGAAGCATTACAGGGTAGCTTTACGGCGGTACCGCTGGGGGGACTGGTGTTTCATGAGAATTTTTTCGAGCATTTAACCCGGTTGACCGCTGATGTATTCGTGATCGCCCTGAAAATAGGTGCACCCATTTTTATCACCATTCTGCTCACCGAGATGGCTCTCGGGCTCATCGCGCGGCTTGTGCCACAGATGAACATCTTTATCTTCGGCTTCCCGCTGAAGATTTTGACGGGTCTGCTGATGATCGCCATTTCCATGCCCATCTTTGGCAGAGTGTTTCAGGCCTTATACCAGACATCGGAATTGAACATCTACAGCATCATCGGACTGATAGGACCTTAG
- the flhB gene encoding flagellar biosynthesis protein FlhB has protein sequence MPDQGAQEKTEQPTPKRKEDARKKGEVAKSMEVNTAFMLLAGVMMMLYTGPAIFGTFEDISTEVFGNISTYEINVDTLPGLVWGGTLQVFKAIFPFLAVMFVMGLAVNFGQVGIRVSEEAFKPNWGKMNPLKGMKELVTRAPFELLKNLFKMILVGTVGYFVLAGHLEEFFHLGDMGIHALLSYLGSVGFELGSKVAIAVMFLAAVDYAYQKYRHTKQLKMSKQEVKEEHKQTEGDPLVKSRIRNLQQEMARNRMMQDVPEADVVITNPTHYAIAIKYNPDEMEAPRVLAKGMRKIAERIKEIAKEHDIPIIENKPLARSLFDLVEIGQEIPAKFYQAIAEILARIYRMKQTG, from the coding sequence ATGCCGGATCAAGGCGCACAGGAAAAAACGGAACAACCTACTCCAAAGCGAAAAGAAGATGCGCGGAAAAAGGGAGAGGTCGCAAAGAGTATGGAAGTTAATACCGCATTTATGCTCCTGGCAGGAGTGATGATGATGCTCTATACCGGTCCTGCAATCTTTGGCACATTTGAGGATATCAGCACCGAGGTTTTTGGCAACATCAGCACCTATGAAATTAACGTTGATACACTCCCCGGGTTGGTTTGGGGAGGCACCTTGCAAGTGTTTAAAGCAATATTCCCGTTTTTGGCGGTCATGTTCGTGATGGGGCTCGCCGTCAATTTTGGACAGGTGGGGATCCGCGTGTCCGAGGAAGCATTTAAACCCAACTGGGGGAAAATGAACCCGTTGAAGGGGATGAAGGAATTGGTCACGCGAGCTCCTTTTGAACTGCTGAAAAATCTGTTCAAAATGATTCTCGTCGGCACAGTGGGGTATTTTGTCCTGGCCGGCCATCTCGAAGAGTTTTTTCACCTCGGAGATATGGGGATCCATGCCTTGCTGAGTTACCTCGGCAGCGTCGGATTTGAACTCGGTAGCAAAGTGGCTATCGCAGTAATGTTTCTGGCGGCTGTTGACTACGCCTATCAGAAATATCGCCATACCAAGCAGTTAAAGATGTCCAAGCAGGAAGTGAAAGAGGAGCATAAGCAGACCGAGGGTGATCCGTTGGTGAAATCTAGAATCAGGAATCTCCAGCAGGAGATGGCGCGGAACCGGATGATGCAGGACGTACCGGAGGCGGATGTGGTCATTACCAACCCAACGCACTATGCAATTGCCATTAAATACAATCCTGACGAAATGGAAGCGCCCCGGGTTCTGGCCAAGGGAATGCGAAAAATCGCAGAACGGATTAAGGAAATTGCCAAAGAACATGATATCCCGATCATTGAAAACAAACCCCTGGCACGTTCGTTGTTCGATTTGGTGGAAATCGGCCAGGAAATCCCGGCAAAATTTTACCAGGCTATCGCTGAAATATTAGCCCGGATATACCGGATGAAGCAGACAGGATAA
- the flhA gene encoding flagellar biosynthesis protein FlhA yields the protein MLSRLQELPGMLVIFGVILILGIMIVPLPTSMLDLFLALNIALALLILVSAMYITEPLQFSVFPGLLLLITLFRLSLNIATTRLILGDAYAGQIIETFGQFVVKGNYVVGFIIFLILVIINFIVITKGAERVAEVSARFTLDAMPGKQMSIDADLNAGLIDEREAKTRREKISREADFFGAMDGASKFVRGDAIAGLIITMINIIGGLIIGAVQNNMGVGEALQTYTLLTVGDGLVSQIPAIVISTAAGIVITRNASDSKDNLGQTIVRQFTANPQALIAAAVIILIFGFTPGFPTFPFLMISAGVGVVAVRKFRQPPPHELLPEEEEEEAEQLPPAENIKAYLQVDPLEIEIGYGLISLVDESQGGDLLDRITSLRRQVATELGVMVPPIRIRDNLQLSSNQYRVLVRGTPATEAELMPGYLMALDPGTVTQKIDGIETVEPTFEMPAVWITENQQDRAEQRGYTVVEAEAVLATHLMEIVKQHAHELLTRQEVQNLLDAVKEEHPTVIDELVPNTLSVGGVQKVLQSLLQEKIPIKNLVQILEALADYAPQTKDPQALLEFVRGSLSDVICNEFKAPDGKLYCATLEPTLEQNLSDSIRNGQMETMGTLGLTPDQVQELYDRITEVKDRMNAEGYQPLILCSPTLRPYFRMLIEPEFPDVVVMSYGELTMQIEVEAIGMVELS from the coding sequence ATGTTGAGCCGCCTACAAGAATTACCAGGAATGCTGGTGATCTTCGGAGTCATTTTGATCCTGGGGATCATGATCGTCCCGCTGCCAACGAGTATGCTGGACCTTTTTCTGGCGCTGAATATCGCGTTGGCGTTGCTGATTCTTGTCAGCGCCATGTACATTACTGAGCCGTTGCAGTTCTCTGTTTTTCCGGGACTCCTGCTATTGATAACACTGTTTCGGCTGTCGTTAAATATCGCTACCACCCGCCTGATCCTTGGTGACGCGTATGCTGGGCAGATCATCGAGACGTTTGGCCAGTTTGTCGTCAAAGGCAACTATGTCGTCGGCTTTATCATCTTTCTCATCCTGGTGATTATCAACTTCATCGTTATTACGAAAGGTGCGGAGCGTGTTGCTGAGGTATCAGCCCGTTTTACCCTGGATGCCATGCCAGGTAAGCAGATGAGCATCGACGCCGATCTGAATGCCGGGCTAATCGATGAGCGGGAAGCGAAAACCCGACGGGAAAAAATTTCCAGGGAGGCAGACTTTTTCGGAGCTATGGACGGGGCAAGTAAATTTGTCCGTGGAGACGCCATTGCCGGGCTTATTATTACAATGATCAACATTATCGGCGGGCTCATAATCGGCGCCGTGCAAAATAACATGGGCGTCGGGGAAGCGCTGCAGACCTACACGTTGCTGACGGTTGGAGACGGACTGGTTAGCCAGATTCCGGCGATTGTCATTTCCACTGCCGCCGGTATTGTAATTACGCGGAATGCCTCTGATTCCAAAGATAACCTGGGACAGACAATCGTCAGGCAGTTCACCGCCAATCCCCAGGCGTTAATAGCGGCAGCGGTTATTATCCTGATCTTCGGGTTTACTCCGGGATTTCCGACCTTTCCGTTCCTGATGATTTCAGCAGGCGTTGGTGTGGTCGCTGTCCGGAAATTTCGACAACCGCCGCCACACGAACTACTCCCGGAGGAGGAAGAGGAAGAAGCAGAACAGCTCCCGCCGGCAGAAAATATTAAGGCATACCTCCAGGTCGATCCGCTGGAAATCGAAATTGGATACGGCTTGATATCGCTGGTAGATGAATCACAGGGAGGCGATCTGCTGGATAGAATCACGTCACTTCGGAGACAAGTGGCCACCGAACTCGGCGTGATGGTCCCGCCAATTCGTATTAGGGACAATCTGCAACTCTCGTCAAATCAATATCGGGTGCTAGTGCGGGGAACACCCGCAACGGAAGCCGAACTCATGCCCGGTTATCTCATGGCACTCGACCCAGGAACAGTCACCCAGAAGATCGACGGGATCGAAACGGTGGAGCCGACCTTCGAGATGCCCGCCGTCTGGATCACGGAAAATCAACAGGATCGGGCGGAGCAGCGTGGATACACCGTGGTAGAAGCAGAGGCCGTACTGGCAACGCATCTGATGGAAATCGTTAAACAGCATGCACATGAGCTTCTTACACGGCAGGAAGTCCAGAATTTGCTTGATGCCGTGAAAGAGGAACATCCCACGGTGATCGATGAACTGGTGCCGAATACATTGTCCGTTGGTGGAGTCCAGAAGGTGCTCCAGAGCCTGCTGCAGGAAAAAATTCCGATCAAAAATTTGGTGCAGATTCTGGAAGCGCTGGCGGACTACGCACCGCAGACCAAAGATCCGCAGGCGCTGCTGGAGTTTGTGCGCGGCTCGCTGTCCGACGTCATCTGTAACGAGTTCAAAGCGCCGGACGGAAAACTCTATTGCGCCACCCTGGAGCCGACCCTGGAGCAAAATCTGTCGGATTCCATCCGGAACGGCCAGATGGAGACCATGGGCACGCTGGGCCTGACACCGGATCAAGTCCAGGAGCTCTACGACAGGATAACTGAAGTGAAGGACCGGATGAACGCAGAGGGGTACCAGCCGCTGATACTCTGCTCTCCGACGCTGCGGCCCTATTTCAGGATGTTAATCGAACCGGAATTTCCTGATGTCGTGGTGATGTCATATGGTGAATTAACAATGCAAATCGAAGTGGAAGCAATAGGAATGGTGGAATTATCATGA
- the flhF gene encoding flagellar biosynthesis protein FlhF, producing MMRIKKIQAETVQEALTKIRQEFGPEAVILHTRKLEANGAVDGQQVEVTAGIDSDGTISPKGQQAQPDARREEKPTPDETSEIREEMRQMQQIITKLTKELQYPDVQMLPDVYREWYMHLVAQEVDMPLLKELIRGARKSLGDDASHMDVRHHMDCAVDNIFSQSIPQEAGQGQRRIAIIGPTGVGKTTTIAKLATQKTIEEGRTVALITADTFRVAATDQLRVFADLIDVPLEIVYTPIEMREAIRKFDDYDYIYVDTTGRSQHDHESLSVMRRLVRAAQPEEVHLMLSATTSSATILAAAERFSIFDITDLIISKIDEAETMGTVLTMLHQHGWPVSYFTNGQNVPEDVVLGNATLYSERLFGEMG from the coding sequence ATGATGCGAATAAAAAAAATCCAGGCTGAGACAGTTCAGGAGGCCCTCACAAAGATCCGGCAGGAATTTGGTCCGGAGGCAGTGATACTGCATACCCGGAAACTTGAAGCGAACGGGGCGGTCGATGGACAACAGGTTGAGGTGACCGCGGGTATTGATAGTGATGGCACTATCTCACCAAAAGGACAACAGGCTCAGCCAGATGCTCGCAGGGAAGAAAAACCAACTCCCGATGAAACCAGCGAGATCCGGGAAGAGATGCGGCAGATGCAGCAGATCATCACAAAATTGACTAAGGAATTACAGTACCCGGACGTCCAGATGTTGCCGGATGTATATCGTGAATGGTATATGCACCTGGTCGCCCAGGAAGTGGACATGCCACTGCTGAAAGAACTGATTCGTGGCGCCAGAAAATCGCTTGGAGATGATGCCTCACATATGGATGTCCGCCATCATATGGACTGTGCGGTAGACAACATTTTTTCTCAGTCGATCCCGCAGGAAGCAGGGCAGGGTCAGCGACGAATAGCGATTATCGGGCCGACGGGGGTAGGTAAGACCACCACCATCGCAAAACTGGCGACTCAGAAGACTATCGAGGAAGGAAGAACCGTCGCGCTCATCACCGCCGATACTTTCCGGGTGGCAGCCACAGACCAGTTGCGGGTATTTGCAGACCTAATCGATGTGCCGCTGGAAATTGTCTATACCCCTATTGAGATGCGTGAGGCGATCCGAAAATTCGACGATTACGATTACATCTATGTGGATACCACCGGCCGGAGTCAGCATGACCATGAGAGCCTTTCAGTGATGCGGCGATTGGTGCGGGCTGCCCAGCCGGAGGAAGTCCATTTAATGCTGAGTGCGACCACCTCATCCGCGACAATCCTTGCTGCCGCGGAACGATTTTCCATCTTTGATATCACCGATCTGATTATTTCAAAGATTGATGAAGCCGAAACCATGGGGACGGTTTTGACTATGTTACACCAACATGGTTGGCCGGTGAGCTATTTCACCAATGGTCAGAACGTTCCGGAGGATGTTGTCCTTGGCAACGCGACACTGTACAGCGAGCGGTTGTTTGGGGAAATGGGATGA
- a CDS encoding P-loop NTPase, with protein MNGQATALREYIRRKNLGQVTQERDSSETAAGQVVTVSSGKGGVGKSTIALHLALRTEARALVIDGDFVLGDLATLLNLTPSGDWTTIFKNPKSWPRYTQPVNDSTDVLVPVTSGRETAQNLPYSSRITRLLHQWRENYELIIIDTATGLAAQVIDWCLAANRVMVVTTPDPAACTDAYALIKALHLTNRVRDIGLVVNQFLPEDDPDDVFNQIETMTKRFLDYAIVNYGTVPWSHEIITASRSQAPLKTFHEGDALSLPPFDNAIGAINPGTQAADLITETIG; from the coding sequence ATGAACGGGCAGGCCACAGCGCTCCGGGAATACATCCGTCGGAAGAATCTTGGGCAGGTAACTCAGGAACGGGATTCTTCGGAAACCGCTGCGGGGCAGGTGGTAACTGTCAGCAGCGGCAAAGGAGGTGTCGGTAAATCAACTATTGCCCTGCACCTGGCTCTGCGAACAGAGGCTCGGGCCCTTGTTATCGATGGGGACTTTGTACTGGGGGATTTGGCGACACTATTAAACCTGACACCCTCCGGAGACTGGACTACTATTTTTAAAAACCCGAAATCCTGGCCACGATATACTCAGCCTGTCAATGACTCCACAGACGTGCTGGTTCCGGTTACTTCGGGCAGAGAAACAGCACAAAACCTCCCGTACAGTTCCCGGATTACCAGATTACTACACCAGTGGCGGGAGAACTATGAATTAATAATCATTGATACCGCCACCGGCTTAGCCGCCCAGGTCATTGACTGGTGCCTTGCGGCGAACCGTGTAATGGTTGTAACAACGCCGGATCCTGCCGCCTGCACCGATGCGTATGCACTCATAAAGGCGCTCCATCTGACCAACCGGGTCCGGGATATCGGATTAGTGGTAAACCAATTTTTGCCGGAAGACGATCCTGACGATGTATTTAATCAGATTGAAACGATGACCAAGCGATTTTTGGACTACGCAATAGTAAATTATGGGACCGTTCCCTGGTCACACGAAATTATCACGGCCAGCCGAAGCCAAGCACCATTAAAAACCTTCCACGAAGGGGACGCACTTTCGCTTCCGCCATTTGATAATGCTATCGGAGCAATTAACCCCGGAACTCAAGCCGCAGATCTCATTACTGAGACAATAGGATAA
- a CDS encoding FliA/WhiG family RNA polymerase sigma factor, with protein MSAMDIQVEQKSEEQVANLWQSYVENPTHEVRSELVKQYLPLVKYIAGRITGNLPSVMSWDDLFHSGVVGLIEAVDRFDPSQQVKFKTFAYTRIRGAMIDELRRVEWGPRSLRDAHKRLEATIEELQSELNTYPTDEQIAEALDVTIDEYYEMLHSVSKRYMLSLDYMYDDGEDDESFTIKKSIEQTEHDEPLDALVKAEEKERLVKIIDHLPDQEKMVIALYYYEELTLREIGEVIGVSESRVSQIHTKVLLYLESVLR; from the coding sequence ATGAGTGCAATGGACATTCAGGTTGAGCAGAAGTCCGAGGAGCAGGTAGCCAATCTCTGGCAGAGTTACGTGGAGAATCCGACCCACGAGGTGAGAAGCGAACTCGTGAAGCAGTATCTGCCGCTGGTCAAATACATCGCAGGAAGGATTACGGGGAATTTGCCCTCGGTGATGAGCTGGGACGATCTGTTCCACAGCGGCGTCGTAGGGCTCATAGAGGCGGTGGATCGCTTTGATCCCAGTCAGCAGGTGAAATTTAAAACCTTTGCATACACCAGAATCCGTGGCGCAATGATCGATGAGCTACGGCGTGTGGAGTGGGGACCAAGGTCGTTACGGGATGCTCACAAACGACTGGAAGCAACTATTGAGGAGTTGCAGAGTGAACTGAATACCTATCCCACAGATGAACAGATTGCTGAAGCATTGGATGTGACTATAGATGAGTACTATGAAATGCTGCATTCCGTATCAAAGCGGTATATGCTTTCTCTGGATTATATGTATGATGACGGCGAGGACGACGAATCCTTCACCATCAAAAAGTCAATTGAGCAAACTGAACATGACGAACCCCTTGATGCGCTGGTCAAAGCGGAAGAAAAGGAGCGTCTTGTCAAAATTATCGATCACCTGCCTGACCAGGAAAAGATGGTGATCGCCCTCTACTATTACGAGGAGTTAACCCTCCGGGAAATCGGCGAAGTGATTGGAGTGTCTGAATCTCGGGTCTCCCAGATCCATACTAAAGTTTTACTTTATCTGGAGAGCGTTTTGCGCTGA
- a CDS encoding response regulator has product MPNGTNSENHPTQENNTILFVDDEPIIRKIVRSLLKKQPYTVLLAESGEEGLKILKDKSVVLVISDYKMEGMDGIEFLSLVEKKYPDIIRMMVTGFANVNVMTDAINQGRIFKILQKPWDRNEFLDAVHGAFELSRSQNEQKNMERKYISHAREMEQRVRERTKELSLVINELQKRNEKLAATHQQLLQSDKMASLGLMAGTLAHDISNPLFVIQGNVEILSIRDYIQPADREILQKIKEQIRRIESLVQSIRNYSKKSAGNFEKLNLIDALEESFVLTRKMINVKNIEVVTHYPENIPYIYGNQNQIEQVFMNIIQNGVQAMEDDGTLTCEIEHVSFNGEDGPIPSWQVTITDTGSGIPQEKLDEIFDAFYTTKDEGTGLGLNICYRIVEEHNGHIDVFSTIDKGTSFVMNYPEHGATNGE; this is encoded by the coding sequence ATGCCAAACGGAACTAATTCAGAAAATCATCCCACACAGGAAAATAATACAATATTATTTGTGGATGACGAACCGATCATCCGCAAAATTGTGCGTTCACTCCTCAAAAAGCAGCCGTATACCGTATTGCTCGCGGAATCCGGAGAAGAAGGCCTTAAGATATTAAAGGATAAGTCAGTCGTCCTGGTCATCTCCGATTACAAGATGGAGGGAATGGACGGTATCGAGTTTTTAAGCCTGGTAGAGAAAAAGTATCCGGATATTATCCGGATGATGGTCACCGGGTTTGCCAATGTGAATGTGATGACGGACGCCATTAATCAGGGCCGGATTTTCAAGATCCTCCAGAAACCGTGGGATCGCAACGAGTTCCTTGATGCGGTACACGGGGCATTTGAACTTTCGCGCTCTCAGAATGAGCAGAAAAACATGGAGCGGAAGTATATATCTCACGCCCGTGAGATGGAGCAGCGTGTCAGAGAGCGCACAAAGGAACTTTCGCTGGTTATCAATGAGCTGCAAAAGCGAAATGAGAAACTGGCTGCTACCCATCAACAACTACTGCAGTCCGACAAGATGGCCTCGCTGGGATTAATGGCCGGTACCCTGGCGCACGATATCAGTAATCCCTTGTTTGTGATTCAGGGCAATGTGGAAATTCTGAGTATCAGGGATTACATCCAGCCGGCTGATCGGGAGATTCTCCAAAAAATCAAGGAACAGATTCGGCGCATTGAGTCCCTGGTTCAGAGTATCAGGAATTATTCCAAAAAATCTGCGGGCAATTTTGAGAAACTGAATCTGATTGACGCGCTGGAAGAATCGTTTGTGCTCACCCGGAAGATGATCAACGTGAAAAATATCGAAGTTGTCACCCATTATCCGGAGAACATCCCGTACATTTATGGAAATCAAAATCAGATTGAACAGGTCTTCATGAATATCATCCAGAACGGCGTACAGGCCATGGAGGACGATGGTACGTTAACCTGTGAAATCGAACACGTGTCTTTCAATGGTGAAGATGGGCCGATACCGTCCTGGCAGGTCACCATCACCGATACGGGGAGTGGAATTCCACAGGAAAAACTGGACGAAATTTTTGACGCATTTTATACAACAAAAGACGAGGGCACCGGACTGGGTCTCAATATCTGTTATCGAATTGTAGAAGAACACAATGGGCATATCGATGTTTTTAGTACGATTGACAAAGGCACATCCTTTGTGATGAATTATCCTGAACACGGGGCGACTAATGGAGAGTAA